In a single window of the Catalinimonas alkaloidigena genome:
- a CDS encoding family 78 glycoside hydrolase catalytic domain, protein MLRLFLPLLLVWNVVDAQAQTLQVQRLRCEYKENPLGIDTPKPRLSWELTSTVRGVKQQACRIIVASSPEALARNMGDIWDTGKQFIKTPIQVQVDGVPLQPASTYYWKVKVWDNASHVTDWSEPATWQMGLMQERDWQGAQWIGYEALPDSNRIVPAAHGKGKKAWGKGEVVLPLLRKEFAVSKPVEKATMFISGLGHFELSMNGQKVGDHFLDPGWTDYDEHALYVTFDVTEALQEGDNALGVMLGTGFYYIPRERYRKLTGAFGYPKMICRLQLEYADGSTESVISDPSWKTAPGPTTFSSIYSGEDYDATQEQPGWDTPGFDDAAWKHALTVDGPPRLEAQRADPLKIMERFEAKTLTEPTPGTWVYDFGQNMSGIPQLTVRGNRGDTIRMIPAELLTQEGLANQKATGSPSYFTYILKGDGEETWQPRFTYYGFRYMQVEGGVPQGNLKPDDRPVLVNVRALHTRNAAERVGEFTSSNELFNRTDQLIDWAIKSNMVSVFTDCPHREKLGWLEEAHLMGSSVRYNYDIANLCRKEIEDMKMAQTDAGLVPEIVPEYVQFEDPFRDSPEWGSSAVILPWYLYQWYGDERVLEESYPMMQQYVDYLATKAEGNILTHGLGDWYDLGPERPGFSQLTPMGVTATAMYYYDLTIMSQIAKRLKKETDATKYAQCAADVKQAFNRKFFHPKTGQYATGSQTANAIALYVGLVEPNNQPRVLNNLVRDIRKRNNALTAGDVGYRYVVQTLDAAGRSDVIFDMNSRDDVPGYGYQLAHGATALTESWQALPVVSNNHFMLGHLMEWFYEGLGGIRRDTSEVAFKKIVIRPEPVGDVTSARAQYRSPYGLIVSDWKKEGKRFTLHVEIPVSSTATVYLPTASKSATITEGGKPLSAYEEIELLSTENGKTRIAIGSGSYDFVVE, encoded by the coding sequence ATGCTGCGCCTTTTCTTGCCCTTGTTACTCGTGTGGAACGTCGTTGATGCGCAGGCGCAGACCTTGCAGGTACAGCGGCTGCGGTGCGAGTACAAGGAAAATCCGCTGGGCATCGATACGCCGAAGCCCCGACTAAGCTGGGAGCTGACGTCGACCGTGCGGGGCGTCAAGCAGCAGGCGTGCCGGATCATCGTGGCGAGTAGCCCCGAGGCACTGGCGCGGAACATGGGCGATATCTGGGATACGGGAAAACAGTTCATCAAAACCCCCATTCAGGTCCAAGTCGACGGGGTGCCGCTGCAACCGGCCAGCACCTACTATTGGAAGGTGAAGGTCTGGGACAACGCCAGTCACGTCACCGACTGGAGCGAGCCCGCTACCTGGCAGATGGGCCTGATGCAGGAACGAGACTGGCAAGGCGCGCAGTGGATCGGCTACGAGGCGCTGCCCGACTCGAACCGGATTGTGCCGGCGGCGCACGGCAAGGGGAAGAAAGCCTGGGGCAAGGGCGAGGTGGTGCTGCCGCTCTTGCGAAAAGAATTTGCGGTGAGCAAACCGGTGGAAAAAGCCACGATGTTCATCTCCGGCTTGGGCCACTTCGAACTGAGCATGAATGGGCAGAAGGTGGGCGACCATTTTCTTGATCCGGGCTGGACCGATTACGACGAACACGCCTTGTACGTCACCTTCGACGTGACGGAGGCATTGCAGGAAGGCGACAACGCGTTGGGCGTCATGCTCGGCACCGGCTTCTACTACATTCCGCGCGAGCGCTACCGCAAACTGACCGGCGCGTTCGGTTATCCGAAGATGATCTGTCGGCTGCAACTGGAGTATGCCGACGGCTCGACCGAAAGCGTGATCTCCGATCCGTCGTGGAAAACCGCACCCGGCCCGACGACCTTCAGCAGCATTTACAGTGGCGAAGATTACGACGCTACGCAAGAGCAACCCGGCTGGGACACCCCCGGCTTCGACGACGCGGCGTGGAAACATGCGTTGACCGTCGACGGACCACCCCGCCTCGAAGCCCAACGGGCCGATCCGCTGAAAATCATGGAACGTTTCGAGGCCAAAACCCTTACCGAACCGACCCCCGGCACGTGGGTCTACGACTTCGGACAGAATATGTCGGGCATTCCGCAACTGACCGTTCGGGGCAACCGGGGAGACACGATCCGGATGATTCCGGCCGAACTCCTGACCCAAGAGGGACTGGCCAACCAGAAAGCAACGGGCAGTCCGTCGTACTTTACCTATATCCTGAAAGGCGACGGCGAAGAGACCTGGCAGCCGCGGTTCACCTACTACGGTTTCCGCTATATGCAGGTGGAAGGCGGCGTGCCGCAGGGGAACCTCAAGCCTGACGATCGTCCGGTACTGGTGAACGTGCGGGCGCTGCACACGCGCAACGCCGCCGAGCGGGTGGGGGAATTTACGTCGTCCAACGAATTGTTCAACCGGACCGACCAACTCATCGATTGGGCGATCAAAAGCAACATGGTGAGCGTCTTCACCGACTGTCCGCACCGCGAAAAGCTGGGCTGGCTGGAAGAAGCGCACCTGATGGGCAGTTCCGTCCGCTACAACTACGACATCGCCAACCTCTGCCGGAAAGAGATCGAAGACATGAAAATGGCCCAGACCGACGCGGGACTGGTGCCGGAAATCGTGCCCGAATACGTGCAGTTCGAAGATCCGTTCCGCGATTCGCCAGAGTGGGGGAGTAGCGCCGTCATTCTACCGTGGTACCTCTACCAGTGGTACGGCGACGAGCGCGTGCTGGAAGAAAGCTACCCGATGATGCAACAATACGTCGACTACCTGGCGACCAAAGCGGAGGGGAACATCTTAACCCACGGCCTCGGCGACTGGTACGACCTGGGACCGGAGCGCCCGGGCTTTTCGCAACTCACGCCGATGGGCGTCACCGCCACCGCGATGTATTATTATGACCTGACGATCATGAGCCAGATCGCGAAGCGGCTGAAAAAAGAAACCGACGCAACGAAGTATGCTCAATGCGCCGCCGACGTGAAACAAGCCTTCAACCGAAAATTCTTTCATCCTAAGACGGGGCAATACGCCACGGGCAGCCAGACCGCTAACGCCATCGCGCTGTACGTCGGGCTGGTGGAACCAAACAATCAACCGCGCGTGCTGAACAATTTGGTGCGCGACATCCGCAAACGAAACAATGCCCTGACGGCGGGCGACGTGGGCTATCGCTATGTGGTGCAGACGCTCGACGCAGCGGGCCGCTCCGACGTGATTTTCGACATGAACAGCCGCGACGACGTGCCGGGCTACGGCTACCAACTGGCGCACGGTGCGACGGCCCTCACCGAATCGTGGCAGGCGCTGCCGGTGGTATCCAACAACCACTTCATGCTCGGTCACCTGATGGAATGGTTTTACGAAGGGCTGGGGGGCATCCGCCGCGATACGTCGGAGGTGGCCTTCAAAAAGATCGTGATCCGTCCCGAACCCGTCGGCGATGTAACGTCGGCCCGCGCCCAGTACCGTTCACCTTACGGCCTGATCGTCAGCGACTGGAAAAAAGAAGGCAAGCGCTTTACCCTGCACGTTGAAATCCCGGTTTCCTCCACCGCAACGGTCTATTTGCCCACCGCCAGTAAATCCGCTACGATCACCGAAGGCGGTAAGCCCCTCAGCGCTTACGAAGAGATCGAATTGCTCTCCACGGAAAACGGGAAGACACGGATCGCCATCGGCTCTGGCAGCTACGACTTTGTGGTGGAGTAA
- a CDS encoding acyl-CoA thioesterase, whose product MENAQREMTLRFLAEPTEINFGGKVHGGTVMKWIDQAGYACAVGWSGRYCVTVYVGGIRFYHPVHIGDLVEVQAKLIYTGTTSMHIAVDVRAGDPKDPHMKKTTHCVIIFVGIDRDGKPVPVNRWEPKSEEDQSLQTYAQKLMNLRKSIEEEMREHRVE is encoded by the coding sequence ATGGAAAACGCCCAACGCGAAATGACCCTCCGCTTTCTGGCCGAACCGACCGAAATCAACTTCGGCGGCAAGGTGCACGGCGGCACGGTAATGAAATGGATTGACCAGGCGGGCTACGCCTGTGCCGTCGGCTGGAGTGGCCGCTACTGCGTCACGGTCTACGTCGGCGGCATCCGCTTTTACCACCCCGTCCACATCGGCGATCTGGTCGAAGTCCAGGCCAAGCTGATCTACACCGGCACCACCAGCATGCACATCGCCGTCGACGTGCGGGCGGGCGACCCGAAAGATCCGCACATGAAAAAGACCACGCACTGCGTGATCATCTTCGTCGGCATCGACCGCGACGGCAAACCGGTGCCCGTCAACCGCTGGGAACCCAAATCAGAAGAAGACCAGTCCCTGCAGACGTACGCGCAGAAGCTGATGAACCTCCGCAAAAGCATCGAGGAGGAAATGCGGGAACACCGCGTGGAGTGA
- a CDS encoding DEAD/DEAH box helicase: protein MSFASLGLIEPILQALTTEGYSAPTPIQAQAIPHVLEHKDLLGTAQTGTGKTAAFAIPILQLLASQPTPKKGRRTIKSLILTPTRELAIQIGESFEAYGRHTSVRHTVIFGGVSQHSQVQALRSGADVLIATPGRLLDLINQGFVDLQQLQIFVLDEADRMLDMGFIHDVKRVITKLPQKRQSLFFSATMPPDVAKLAGTILRDPARVSVTPVSSTAETVQQAVYFVSKQEKRKLLTHVLQDDDIETALVFTRTKHGADRVAKDLKKAGITAEAIHGNKSQNARQRALSNFKSRQTRVLVATDIAARGIDVDDLSHVINFELPNVPETYVHRIGRTGRAGASGIAFSFCDHEEKPYLRDIKRLIGQSIPVIDDHPYPLGNEVPVEVEQPQPSARSGRGRRPQRPSRESKPAAPKQSAVMQTASGDNGAAKSKKKRWFRRPKK from the coding sequence ATGTCATTCGCATCATTAGGGCTCATCGAGCCCATCCTACAGGCGCTCACTACCGAGGGGTACTCGGCGCCCACGCCGATTCAGGCCCAGGCCATTCCGCACGTACTGGAACACAAAGACCTGTTGGGGACGGCGCAGACCGGCACCGGTAAAACCGCTGCTTTCGCCATCCCGATCCTGCAACTGCTGGCTAGCCAGCCTACGCCCAAGAAAGGCCGCAGGACCATCAAGTCGTTGATCCTGACGCCTACCCGTGAACTGGCAATTCAGATTGGCGAAAGCTTCGAAGCGTACGGCCGGCATACCTCCGTGCGGCACACCGTCATTTTCGGTGGTGTTTCCCAACACAGCCAGGTACAGGCGTTGCGTTCCGGAGCCGACGTGCTGATTGCTACACCGGGGCGTTTACTCGACCTGATCAACCAGGGGTTTGTTGACCTGCAACAGTTGCAGATTTTCGTGCTCGACGAAGCCGACCGCATGCTCGACATGGGCTTTATCCACGACGTGAAGCGGGTCATCACCAAGCTGCCACAAAAACGGCAGTCGTTGTTCTTCTCGGCTACGATGCCTCCCGACGTTGCCAAACTGGCGGGCACGATTCTGCGCGACCCGGCCCGCGTGTCGGTAACACCCGTTTCGTCGACGGCCGAGACGGTCCAACAGGCGGTATACTTCGTATCCAAGCAGGAAAAGCGCAAGCTGCTGACGCATGTCTTACAGGACGACGACATCGAAACGGCGCTGGTGTTTACCCGCACCAAGCACGGGGCCGATCGCGTCGCCAAAGATTTGAAAAAAGCTGGCATTACTGCCGAAGCCATTCACGGCAACAAGTCGCAGAACGCGCGGCAACGGGCGTTGAGCAACTTTAAATCCCGGCAGACACGTGTGTTGGTGGCGACCGATATCGCAGCGCGCGGCATCGACGTCGACGATCTGTCGCACGTCATCAACTTTGAGCTGCCCAACGTTCCCGAAACCTACGTGCACCGCATCGGTCGTACGGGTCGGGCCGGGGCCAGCGGCATCGCTTTTTCATTCTGTGATCATGAAGAGAAACCGTACCTGCGCGACATCAAACGGCTGATCGGGCAGAGCATTCCGGTCATCGACGATCATCCTTACCCGCTGGGTAACGAGGTGCCCGTCGAAGTAGAACAACCGCAGCCCTCGGCGCGCTCGGGGCGTGGGCGTCGTCCGCAACGGCCGTCGCGCGAGTCCAAACCAGCCGCTCCGAAGCAATCGGCAGTGATGCAGACCGCTTCCGGAGACAACGGCGCCGCCAAGAGTAAAAAGAAGCGTTGGTTCCGCCGCCCGAAGAAATAA
- a CDS encoding DUF4168 domain-containing protein codes for MITTTWTRRLFVAGAVLFGSYQVAQAQVQPAPTQTQPQTNDYSDEELQQFTKVALSVNDLEMNAQEQSIAAIEGENLDIDRFNEIAEYQQQNLNAQEEAAQAEVDTSSAPTVDELAAFNKAGQQIMQIRQETTESMIQAIQAGGMAPERFQQIMMAYQENDQLRQRIDAMLMEQAPEPQKD; via the coding sequence ATGATTACAACAACTTGGACACGTCGCCTGTTTGTGGCAGGAGCCGTGTTATTCGGATCATATCAGGTGGCTCAGGCGCAAGTTCAGCCCGCGCCTACGCAGACGCAGCCCCAAACCAACGACTATTCAGACGAAGAGTTGCAACAGTTTACGAAAGTGGCCCTCAGCGTCAACGACCTCGAAATGAACGCACAGGAGCAATCCATCGCGGCCATCGAAGGCGAAAACCTGGACATCGATCGCTTTAACGAAATTGCGGAGTATCAGCAACAGAACTTAAACGCGCAGGAAGAAGCCGCCCAGGCGGAGGTCGACACCTCTAGCGCCCCGACGGTCGACGAACTGGCCGCGTTCAACAAAGCCGGGCAACAGATCATGCAGATTCGCCAGGAGACGACCGAAAGCATGATTCAGGCCATTCAGGCCGGCGGCATGGCCCCGGAACGTTTTCAGCAAATCATGATGGCCTACCAGGAAAACGACCAGTTGCGTCAGCGCATCGACGCCATGCTGATGGAGCAAGCGCCGGAACCGCAGAAAGACTAA